Genomic DNA from Catellatospora sp. TT07R-123:
CTGCCGCCGCTGATGTCGGACAGGGTCCCGGTGCCGGTGCCCGCCGCGACGATGTAGACGTCACTGGTCGCGTAGACGAAGTCGGGCACGCCGTCCTCGGGACAGCCCTCGTTCTTGAAACTCAGGTCGCCCCAGATCCGGACCACGGCGTTGGCGCCGTAGCTGCCCGTGGTCTGTCCGATCTGGTTGAACCACAGCGAGTTCTGGTTCGCGTACGCGGGCGCCCCGGTGCTCACCACCCCGGTGGCGATCGACACGCCCAGCAGCAGGGCGGCGGTGGCCACCCTTCCCCATTTGCGCATGGTGAATCTCCTCTGTCCCCGGACCGAGGGTCGGGCCGGGCGCAGACAGATTCGCCGCGGGCACTTGGCGGCGGCTTGGGACCGGCTTGCACCGGCCCGGCAAGTCAGGGCAAGGGATGGTTGGCCAGGAACAGGCCGCCCGGGTCGACGGCCGCGCGCACCGCCCGCAGCCGCTGCCAGGACTCGGCGGGAAAACCGGTGCGGGCGTCGACGGCGCGGGTGGCGAAGTTGAGGCAGTGCCGCCCGTTCGCGTACGGCGCCAGCGCCGCCAGCACCCGGGTGCAGGCGCCCACGCTCTGCTCCTGCGGCACCAGGCGGCTCGCGATCGTCGACGCGACCACCAGGAACGCGCCGTCCGCCAGCTCCGACGCGCCCGCGTCCGGCCGGGGGCGGCCCAGTGCCCCGCCGAGCTGGCGCAGCTCCACCATCACCTGCGACGACCCGGACTCCGGCGACGCCGCCTCCTGCAACGCGTCCAGGGCCGCGTCCGGCAGGCCGCCGAGCACCGCGCTGTCGGCGACGATCGCGCTGGGATCGCGCGGGTACAGCTGCATCAGCGCCACCGCGCGCGGGGTCGCGGCCGCGAACGTGTCCACCTCCGGCCCCAGCTCCCGCAGCGGCGCCAGCACCTTCGCGGCCCGGTCGACGTCGCCGAGCACCACCGCGTCGACGGCCACCGTCCGGCGCTCGGTGGCCGAGGCCGGCAGCAGCCGCAGCGAGCTGGTGACCCCGTCCGGCGCCTCGGCCGCCCACCGGGCCCAGCGGCGCAGCACCGGACCCGTGTGGCGCCAGTCCCAGCGCAGCGCCCCGGCCGACACGGTCCGGATCGGGTGCAGGGCGAACTCCAGGGCCGTGACCACGCCGAAGTTGCCGCCGCCGCCGCGCAGCGCCCAGAACAGCTCGGGTTCGTGTGCCGCGTCGGCGCGGACCAGCTGCCCGTCGGCGGTGACCAGCTCGACGGCGGTGACGCTGTCGGACTGCTGGCCCAGGGCGCGGGCATACCAGCCGAGGCCGCCGCCCAGGGAGTAGCCGACGACGCCGACGCTCGGGGAGCTGCCGTGCAGGGCGGCCAGGCCGTGGTCGGCCGCGGCCTCGGTGACGTCGAGCCACCGTACGCCCGCGCGGACCCGCGCCCGGCCGGTGACCGGGTCGACCGCGGTCCCGATCATCGCGGAGGTGCGCAGCAGGACGGCGTCGCCGAGCGCGCCCAGCGGACCGGCGTTGTGCCCGGTGCCCTGCGGCGCCACCCGCAGCCCTGCCGCGGCCGCGGCCCGCACCACCTCGGCCGTCTCGGCGGCGTCGGCCGGGTAGGCGATGGCTGCCGGGTGCTGGTCGACGGCGAGGTTCCAGGCGGCGCGGGCGTTGTCGTAGCTGCGGTCGCCGGGCAGCAGCACCGCCCCGCCGCACAGTCCGTGCAGCGACGAGGCATCGGCGGGCGGGCTGTCGTTGAACATGATCCACCGTGCCGGTCCGCACTTGCGGTGGACTTGAGACTGTCTAGTGCTGCGACGAGGGGGCCGCCCCCGTCAGGAGGCGGCCCCACCCGCGCCGGACCCGGGAACCCCGGCTCCGGATCCGGCTGCCCGGGATCAGCCCACGGTCAGCGCCACGTCGTCCAGCACGAAGCTGGTCTGCAGCGACGCGTCCTCGGTGGCCGTGAACGTCAGCGTCACCGTCTGCCCGGCGTACGCGCCGAGGTCGACGGTCCGCTGGGTGTAGCCGGCCGCTGCGTCCAGGTTGGACAGGGTCGCCTGGGTGGTGCCGGCGACTCGCACCTGGAAGAGGTCATACGCGACCGCCTCCCACTCCTCGGTGTCGACGTGCAGCCAGTAGGTCAGCACCGCGCTGGTGCACCCGGCCGGGATCGTGACGGTCTGGCTGACCGCCTCGGTGGCGTCGTAGCCGTACCCGAGCAGGTAGGAGACCCGGGTGCCGCCGTGGGCGGGCTGGCTGGGGTGGTAGCCGATGGTGGCGGTGCTGC
This window encodes:
- a CDS encoding FAD-binding oxidoreductase, encoding MFNDSPPADASSLHGLCGGAVLLPGDRSYDNARAAWNLAVDQHPAAIAYPADAAETAEVVRAAAAAGLRVAPQGTGHNAGPLGALGDAVLLRTSAMIGTAVDPVTGRARVRAGVRWLDVTEAAADHGLAALHGSSPSVGVVGYSLGGGLGWYARALGQQSDSVTAVELVTADGQLVRADAAHEPELFWALRGGGGNFGVVTALEFALHPIRTVSAGALRWDWRHTGPVLRRWARWAAEAPDGVTSSLRLLPASATERRTVAVDAVVLGDVDRAAKVLAPLRELGPEVDTFAAATPRAVALMQLYPRDPSAIVADSAVLGGLPDAALDALQEAASPESGSSQVMVELRQLGGALGRPRPDAGASELADGAFLVVASTIASRLVPQEQSVGACTRVLAALAPYANGRHCLNFATRAVDARTGFPAESWQRLRAVRAAVDPGGLFLANHPLP